The Alosa sapidissima isolate fAloSap1 chromosome 8, fAloSap1.pri, whole genome shotgun sequence genome contains a region encoding:
- the LOC121715412 gene encoding C-X-C motif chemokine 11-1-like yields MKSAALVIMAFLLLVDVKAFRTPQGRCQCLNGLVDLIPRHNIAKLEIHPVSSSCTNLEIVVTLKAKKGKKCLNPKAEYTEKVIKATIQRRHVQ; encoded by the exons ATGAAATCTGCGGCTCTTGTCATTATGGCATTTCTACTCTTGGTAGATGTGAAAG CGTTTCGGACGCCACAAGGAAGATGCCAGTGTTTAAATGGACTAGTGGACTTAATTCCTCGACACAACATTGCTAAATTAGAAATACACCCAGTTAGTTCCTCGTGTACCAACTTGGAGATTGT TGTTACTCTGAAGGCCAAGAAAGGGAAGAAATGTCTAAATCCAAAAGCAGAGTATACTGAAAAAGTCATCAAGGCTACAATACAGAGGAG GCATGTCCAGTAG